The genomic window CGCCGCGTTCGCTCATCGCAACCGCGTACCAGGAGCCCTCGGCCGCCGCGCGGAGCAGCCGGTCCCGGGCGGCCAGCGCCTCCTGCGGCACGCCCAGCGCCTCGGCCAGTTCCTCGGTGACCGCGCCGAGCGCGCCGGTGACCGAGGCGTGCATGTTGAACACCAGGGCGGTCGCGCCATTGCCCCGGGCCAGCTCGGTGGCGACGGCGGCGTACTCGGCGAAGGTGGCCCCCGCTCCGCCCAGCTCCCGGGGCACCATCAGCCCGAAGAGCCCGGCCTCCCGCAGGTCGGCGAAGTCGTCGACCGGGAAGGAGCCCTGCCGGTCGTGCTCCGCCGCGCGGGCGGCCAGTCGCGGCGCCAACCGGCGGGCTGCCTCCAGCGCGTCCACAGTCATGTCGCCCCCTTCTCGGCGTCCCCTTTACCCCGGGCGGCCCCCGCTACCCGCCCCGGAGCCCACGACCCTGGTACAACACCGCGGTGGACCGGGTCGGCACGATCCGGGGTCCGCCGCCCGCCTCCGTCCCCACCGGACGGCGGGCGGACGCGCCGCGCATCCGCCGCAGCAGCCAGCCCAGCGTGCCGAGCAGCTCCGGGCGGATGCCACGCAGCCGCAGCTCGACCCCGTGCCGGGCGCACTCGGCCACCAGCTCCCGGGCGTCCACGAACAACCGTGGGTCGTGGATGCCGCGCGGCACGGTGGGCAGCCGCTCACCGATCTCCACCGCGACGAGCCGGGCCAGCGCCGTGTCGTTGAGGGTGTCCAGCACCAGCAGGCCACCCGGGCGGAGCAGCCGGCACGCCTCGGCGACCACGCGCCGCCAGTCCGGCACGTGCTCCAGCAGCTCGCCCGCGGAGACCACGTCGGCGCAGCCGTCGGCGAGCGGAACGGCGGTGGCGTCGGCGTTGACCACCGTCACCCCGTGCGCGGCGGCCTGCGCCAGGGCGGAGCGGGTGAGGTCCAGCCCGACGTGCCGGTAGCCCTTACCGACCAGGTGCGGCGCGAGCAGCCCGGCGCCGCAGCCCAGGTCGACCAGGAGGGCGCCCGGCCGGAACGCCGGCGGCACCAGCGCGGCCCGGGCCCGGGCCAGCCAGTGCAGCATCGCGAACGCGCCGTCCGGCCGCCACCACTCGCCGGCCAGGTCGTCGTACTGGCGGGGGTCGTTGCGCGGCAGCACCCGGGGCGGGGTGGACACCGGGGCCGCGTCTCGCATGGACCGAGCGTGGCACGACTCCCCGGTAACGACCAGACTTCCCTCATGTCGTCAACGGTGCTAGGGCCGTGTCCACAAACGTTGGCCGGGTTGGTCGGGGTTGGGAAAATGTCGTACCGGTGGTGTTGGCTTCGGTTCGTGCCTCGTCGTCGGGATCCCGCAGCGCTGCGGGTCGTGCATCGCACGGCGCGTGTCGCGTTGCGCGTGACAGCCGGGCAGCGGCGCCGTTGTTTCGGGCTGCTGCGCTTCTCCGGTCACCGTGACCTGGTCGCGGCCGCCAGCATCGCCACCCGGGAGTCGCCCGCCCCCAAGGCGAGGATCCACAACGCCCACCGCAAACTCGGCGAACGTTAGTGGGCACCGCACTAGGGCTGGTCAGGGCGAGTCACCCGGAGCCGGCCGCGACGGTCACCACGGTGGCCGGGCTGCTGGCGTGGGGGGTCGGGCACCGGCCGGCCGGCATCGCCGCCGTGGTGGGCACGGTGCTCGCCAGCCAGCTCGCCGTCGGCTGGAGCAACGACGCGCTCGACGCCGACCGGGACGCCACGGTGGGGCGTACCGACAAGCCGGTCGCCGCCGGCGCGCTCCGGCGGCGCACCGCGGGCCTCGCCGCGGTGCTGGCCGCGGTGGCCACCCCGGTGCTGGCGCTGACCACGAACCCGGTGGCGGCGGTCTGGGCCACCGTCGGCCTGCTCTCCGCCCTGCTCTACGACTGGCCGCTGAAGTCGACCCCGGTCTCGGTGCTGCCGTACGCGGTCTCCTTCGGGTCGCTGCC from Micromonospora kangleipakensis includes these protein-coding regions:
- a CDS encoding methyltransferase domain-containing protein, producing MRDAAPVSTPPRVLPRNDPRQYDDLAGEWWRPDGAFAMLHWLARARAALVPPAFRPGALLVDLGCGAGLLAPHLVGKGYRHVGLDLTRSALAQAAAHGVTVVNADATAVPLADGCADVVSAGELLEHVPDWRRVVAEACRLLRPGGLLVLDTLNDTALARLVAVEIGERLPTVPRGIHDPRLFVDARELVAECARHGVELRLRGIRPELLGTLGWLLRRMRGASARRPVGTEAGGGPRIVPTRSTAVLYQGRGLRGG
- a CDS encoding UbiA family prenyltransferase, which produces MGTALGLVRASHPEPAATVTTVAGLLAWGVGHRPAGIAAVVGTVLASQLAVGWSNDALDADRDATVGRTDKPVAAGALRRRTAGLAAVLAAVATPVLALTTNPVAAVWATVGLLSALLYDWPLKSTPVSVLPYAVSFGSLPAFVVLALPGAPAPPVWLVTAAACLGAGAHFANVLPDLADDARTGVRGLPHRLGAAGSRAAAAGLLLAATVTLVFGPPGPPSWAGLSAVAAAVLVPAVAGYGGRGATRAGGRPVAAFRAVMVVALIDVVLLVASGRVV